The proteins below are encoded in one region of Methanomassiliicoccales archaeon:
- a CDS encoding 4-phosphopantoate--beta-alanine ligase, giving the protein MEIPKDHPRRKSLETRERLAELCREGIVSITGLIAHGRGEAFDYLLGEKTVKEAAIAEEVAVAYLLEANNPVISVNGNVAALCAKEIIELAKSLRAKIEVNLFHRTDERVDKVCTFLERAGAKHVLGRKPDARLEGISSDRALCTREGIYTADVVLVPLEDGDRAEALVKAGKIVIAIDLNPLSRTSRTATVSIVDEVTRAISNMQQIVEKLRDDQRVRKELIANFDNRKNLKEILKTIGRYLDSQF; this is encoded by the coding sequence ATGGAAATACCAAAGGATCACCCGCGTCGCAAATCACTCGAGACGAGGGAGCGTCTTGCAGAGCTTTGTCGGGAAGGCATCGTTTCAATAACGGGATTGATCGCCCACGGTCGTGGGGAGGCTTTTGATTATCTTCTCGGTGAAAAAACTGTTAAAGAAGCAGCTATTGCAGAGGAAGTCGCCGTTGCCTATCTCCTAGAAGCAAATAATCCTGTGATCTCGGTGAATGGCAATGTCGCCGCGCTCTGTGCCAAAGAGATCATCGAACTTGCGAAGTCCTTGCGCGCAAAGATCGAGGTCAATTTATTCCACCGTACTGATGAACGTGTAGACAAAGTCTGTACTTTCTTGGAGAGGGCTGGTGCAAAACATGTTTTGGGGCGAAAGCCTGATGCGAGGCTGGAGGGGATCTCGTCAGACCGCGCTTTATGTACGCGTGAAGGGATATACACAGCCGACGTCGTTCTCGTGCCCTTGGAAGATGGGGACCGGGCTGAAGCTTTGGTAAAGGCTGGAAAGATCGTCATCGCCATCGATCTAAATCCTTTGTCGAGGACCTCAAGAACGGCCACCGTATCAATTGTCGACGAGGTAACTCGCGCAATCTCGAATATGCAACAAATTGTTGAAAAATTGAGAGATGACCAACGGGTTCGGAAGGAACTCATTGCGAATTTTGACAATAGGAAGAACCTGAAGGAGATATTGAAGACGATCGGCCGCTATCTTGACTCGCAGTTCTGA
- the guaA gene encoding glutamine-hydrolyzing GMP synthase, which translates to MFDPKKFVEDKVDELNREIKGKAIIACSGGVDSTVAAVITSKAIGDRLLAVYVNTGFMRKGETETVGRMLDQLGVNYRIVDASSEFFAALKGVVDPERKRKIIGEKFIRVFERTARDFGADYLVQGTIAPDWIESGDRLRDTIKTHHNVGGLPADMKLKLVEPLRDLYKDEVRKVARFLGIEVSERQPFPGPALAIRVIGEVTPEAVEIVREACAIVEEEIEKAAAGGKMTLPWQYFAVLLPVQSVGVQGDRRAYGRTIAVRAVDSVDAMTATYSKIPHEVLERISLRIVNEMKDKVNRVVYDITDKPPATIEWE; encoded by the coding sequence GTGTTTGATCCAAAAAAGTTCGTAGAAGACAAGGTTGATGAGCTCAATCGCGAAATCAAGGGAAAAGCGATCATCGCATGTTCAGGAGGCGTTGACAGCACTGTTGCTGCTGTTATCACGAGCAAAGCCATTGGAGACCGCCTCCTCGCCGTTTACGTGAACACAGGGTTCATGAGGAAAGGAGAGACTGAGACGGTAGGAAGAATGCTGGATCAACTTGGTGTGAATTACAGGATCGTTGATGCATCAAGCGAGTTTTTTGCTGCACTCAAGGGAGTTGTAGATCCCGAGAGGAAACGAAAGATCATCGGGGAGAAGTTCATCAGGGTGTTCGAAAGGACAGCAAGAGATTTTGGAGCAGATTACCTCGTGCAGGGGACGATCGCTCCAGATTGGATCGAGAGTGGTGACCGCCTGAGGGACACGATTAAAACGCACCACAACGTCGGCGGACTCCCAGCCGACATGAAATTAAAGCTCGTGGAACCGCTACGTGACCTTTATAAGGACGAAGTCAGGAAGGTCGCGAGATTTTTAGGCATAGAGGTCTCGGAACGACAACCATTTCCGGGCCCAGCTCTTGCAATAAGGGTCATCGGGGAGGTGACACCAGAGGCTGTAGAAATCGTCAGGGAGGCGTGTGCGATTGTTGAAGAGGAAATCGAAAAGGCAGCCGCTGGTGGGAAAATGACGTTACCATGGCAGTATTTTGCCGTTCTTCTTCCAGTCCAGTCTGTTGGTGTTCAGGGCGACAGGCGCGCCTACGGAAGAACGATTGCTGTGCGTGCTGTGGATTCGGTCGACGCGATGACCGCGACTTATTCGAAGATCCCACATGAAGTTCTGGAGAGGATTTCGC
- a CDS encoding Lrp/AsnC ligand binding domain-containing protein: MAVGFVLISTAPAKEHEVYNELLKVKEVVELHPLFGEYDLIAKIEAEDFNLLGQVVVDKIRSIPGVIDTKTLTGIKF; this comes from the coding sequence ATGGCTGTGGGTTTTGTTCTGATCAGTACGGCACCCGCAAAAGAGCATGAGGTTTATAACGAACTGCTCAAAGTCAAGGAGGTTGTTGAGCTCCACCCCCTATTTGGAGAATACGATTTGATTGCAAAAATCGAGGCGGAGGACTTTAACCTTCTTGGGCAGGTCGTTGTTGACAAGATCAGATCGATCCCCGGCGTTATAGACACCAAGACACTTACAGGCATCAAGTTTTAA
- a CDS encoding adenosylhomocysteinase: MTGDIERGLKRLEWASTHMKVLSAIRKRMEREQPFSGLRVGMALHVEAKTGILAIAISEAGAKVRLASCNPLSTDDSVAAALKEHFGIEVYARKWETLDEYYQNLNAVVDLSPDFVIDDGADLITMLHTSRREKLGNVKGGNEETTTGIIRLRALAAQKKLEFPVISVNDAHMKYLFDNRYGTGQSTFDGWMTATNLLVAGKKLVVAGYGWCGRGIAMRAKGLGANIIVTEVDPIRAIEAVMDGFEVMPMAKAAREADIIITATGCKDVVRKEHLRNIKDGCVLGNSGHFDNEISKSALEEICGKPVRVKEFVDEYRFPDGRRVYLLCEGRLMNLGAGQGHPVEIMDMSFSIQALSLQYLIENYEKMSPTVYNVPKEIDNEVAYLKLKTMGIRIDRLTREQKRYLSGWEGGT; this comes from the coding sequence TTGACGGGAGACATAGAGCGAGGTCTTAAAAGATTGGAATGGGCCAGTACCCATATGAAAGTTCTTTCTGCCATCCGTAAAAGGATGGAAAGGGAACAGCCGTTCAGCGGACTTAGAGTTGGGATGGCACTCCATGTTGAAGCGAAAACAGGTATTCTTGCAATTGCAATTTCTGAAGCCGGGGCGAAGGTAAGGCTTGCGAGCTGTAATCCCTTGTCGACAGACGACTCTGTTGCCGCCGCTCTGAAGGAGCATTTTGGCATCGAGGTCTATGCAAGGAAATGGGAAACGCTTGATGAGTATTATCAGAATCTCAATGCTGTTGTTGACCTCTCGCCTGATTTTGTGATCGATGACGGCGCTGATCTCATCACGATGCTTCACACGAGTCGTAGGGAAAAGCTGGGTAATGTAAAGGGGGGGAACGAGGAAACGACAACTGGGATTATCCGTCTAAGAGCGCTAGCAGCGCAGAAAAAGTTGGAGTTCCCAGTGATTTCTGTCAATGACGCGCACATGAAATATCTTTTCGACAACCGTTACGGAACAGGCCAATCGACATTCGATGGCTGGATGACCGCAACAAATCTCCTTGTGGCGGGAAAGAAACTGGTCGTCGCAGGGTATGGGTGGTGCGGGAGAGGCATTGCGATGCGCGCGAAAGGGTTGGGCGCAAATATTATTGTAACCGAGGTCGACCCTATTCGTGCGATCGAGGCTGTCATGGACGGCTTCGAAGTCATGCCGATGGCTAAGGCCGCTAGAGAGGCGGACATCATCATCACGGCGACTGGTTGCAAGGACGTCGTGAGAAAGGAGCATCTCCGAAACATCAAAGATGGTTGCGTTCTGGGGAACTCTGGCCATTTCGACAATGAGATCTCGAAAAGTGCTTTGGAAGAAATTTGCGGCAAACCGGTGAGAGTAAAAGAATTCGTTGATGAATACCGGTTTCCAGACGGCCGTAGGGTTTACCTGCTCTGTGAAGGGCGCCTTATGAATTTGGGAGCAGGCCAGGGACATCCTGTGGAGATCATGGACATGAGTTTTTCGATCCAGGCGCTTTCACTCCAATATCTCATAGAAAATTATGAGAAAATGTCACCGACCGTATACAATGTACCTAAAGAGATCGACAATGAAGTGGCGTATCTGAAGCTGAAGACGATGGGTATTAGGATCGATAGGCTCACGCGTGAACAGAAGCGTTATCTCTCTGGTTGGGAAGGAGGGACATGA
- the endA gene encoding tRNA-intron lyase has translation MPGVIVKDSVIIEDAAEGSQIYNKGFYGYPRSGGGLELDLLEACYLVETGRLVVYEGPSTISFSNIMRRAACVCEDFEIDYLVYRDLRQRGYIVKRGTSDFDFRVFPRGGTPASSATKFWVSAITERSLFDIGKFLHDVERSEKTRKELLVAVVDEEGDITYYKASSVIPKGRFSSEIKEMEMVEAVLFEDRALVFEEGAVQQLYDREFYGKRIGNALQLSMIETAFLLEEKRIVLKSAKSSRKISLNGLRRRAKKIQTDFDLRFRVYSDLRRRGLIVKTGFKYGSHFRVYDADPDKHHSKYLVHAVPTEYRVTWPEISRAVRLAHGVKKEILFGRISDGKVDYLKLKRVRP, from the coding sequence ATGCCCGGGGTTATCGTCAAAGATTCAGTAATCATTGAAGACGCGGCCGAAGGGAGTCAGATTTACAATAAAGGATTCTATGGATATCCCCGCTCAGGTGGCGGTCTAGAACTTGACCTCCTCGAGGCGTGCTACCTCGTTGAAACGGGACGTCTAGTCGTCTACGAGGGGCCGTCGACGATTAGTTTCTCTAATATCATGAGGCGTGCTGCATGCGTGTGTGAAGATTTCGAAATTGATTATTTGGTCTACCGCGATTTGAGGCAGAGGGGTTATATTGTTAAGCGTGGCACAAGCGATTTCGATTTCCGAGTATTTCCAAGGGGAGGAACACCCGCGAGTTCCGCGACAAAATTTTGGGTTTCTGCGATCACCGAAAGATCACTCTTCGATATTGGAAAATTCCTTCACGATGTTGAAAGATCTGAAAAAACGAGAAAGGAACTTCTCGTTGCGGTTGTGGATGAGGAAGGAGATATCACATATTATAAGGCCTCCTCCGTTATTCCAAAAGGTCGATTCTCGTCGGAAATAAAGGAAATGGAAATGGTCGAAGCGGTGCTTTTCGAGGATCGAGCCCTGGTCTTTGAAGAGGGAGCAGTTCAGCAACTTTACGATCGAGAATTTTATGGAAAAAGAATCGGCAATGCGCTACAACTATCGATGATCGAGACAGCCTTTTTGCTCGAGGAAAAAAGAATTGTTCTCAAGAGTGCAAAGTCAAGTAGAAAGATCAGTTTGAACGGGCTCAGGAGGCGCGCCAAGAAGATCCAGACGGACTTCGATCTGAGGTTTAGGGTATACAGCGATTTGAGAAGAAGGGGGCTCATCGTCAAGACTGGGTTCAAGTATGGATCGCATTTCAGAGTTTACGACGCTGACCCAGACAAGCACCACTCGAAATACCTTGTTCATGCCGTGCCAACGGAATACCGCGTGACATGGCCGGAGATCTCGAGAGCCGTAAGGCTTGCTCACGGTGTGAAGAAGGAGATTCTTTTTGGCAGGATATCTGATGGCAAAGTCGATTATCTAAAATTAAAAAGAGTGCGGCCGTGA
- a CDS encoding Gar1/Naf1 family protein, whose protein sequence is MNYHKRIKLLGTVQEIAFDGKYVVRATFAPNIGMNVVDNRKRVIGRVKRVFGPVNTPFVSIEPVDNYRLPDVVGKQVYVEGVDEDAKTKRRNG, encoded by the coding sequence GTGAACTATCATAAACGGATTAAACTCCTTGGCACTGTCCAAGAAATCGCTTTTGATGGTAAGTATGTGGTCAGGGCGACTTTTGCCCCGAATATCGGAATGAACGTTGTTGACAACCGGAAAAGGGTCATCGGACGTGTTAAGCGAGTTTTTGGTCCAGTTAATACTCCTTTCGTGTCAATAGAGCCTGTTGATAATTATCGCTTGCCTGACGTGGTCGGCAAGCAAGTATATGTTGAAGGGGTCGATGAGGATGCCAAAACAAAGAGAAGGAATGGATGA
- a CDS encoding carbohydrate kinase family protein, with translation MSPLFLCVYGHVALDYILQLENFPEPNTSVDILEKKRFFGGTGANIATIASSLGVPTALCSFVGNDFPDDFRRFMIDRGVDLRDLVKVEDDETPLVWIVSNSSHDQVAYVYQGAMRRMDAFEVRIGAARESKFVHICTGRPGYYLKVIKACREMNKFISFDPSQEIHHIWSEKDFCEAISQCDAFFANDSEMRTAMRYMHVQTPEELSTRLKFLVNTKGKEGCDIYEGKNRISVPAFNSKKIVDTTGAGDAFRAGFYAALYRGMTLRECAAAGSATASFIIESQGSLTNIPDWKDVEKRMSEILSNH, from the coding sequence ATGTCTCCCCTCTTCCTTTGCGTTTATGGACATGTTGCATTGGACTATATTCTCCAGCTCGAGAATTTTCCTGAACCAAATACCTCGGTCGACATCCTCGAGAAAAAGCGATTTTTTGGTGGGACTGGTGCCAATATCGCGACTATCGCCTCCTCCCTCGGAGTTCCGACGGCTCTGTGTTCATTCGTCGGCAACGACTTTCCCGACGATTTCCGCCGCTTCATGATCGATCGAGGCGTCGATCTCAGAGATCTCGTGAAGGTCGAGGATGATGAGACGCCACTCGTTTGGATAGTTTCCAATTCATCACACGATCAGGTTGCATACGTTTACCAAGGGGCAATGCGCCGGATGGACGCATTCGAGGTCAGGATAGGCGCTGCGCGGGAATCGAAGTTTGTTCACATTTGCACGGGGAGACCAGGATACTACCTGAAAGTGATAAAAGCATGTAGGGAAATGAACAAATTCATATCCTTTGACCCTTCACAGGAAATCCATCACATATGGAGTGAAAAGGATTTTTGCGAGGCGATCTCGCAGTGCGATGCATTCTTTGCGAACGACAGCGAGATGAGGACGGCTATGCGTTACATGCATGTGCAGACGCCTGAGGAACTTTCAACACGTTTGAAATTCCTTGTCAATACAAAAGGAAAAGAGGGATGTGACATATACGAAGGCAAGAACAGGATTAGTGTTCCTGCCTTCAATTCGAAGAAAATTGTCGATACCACTGGCGCGGGGGACGCTTTTCGTGCAGGCTTCTACGCTGCATTATACCGCGGGATGACCCTTAGAGAATGTGCGGCAGCAGGCAGTGCGACCGCATCTTTTATAATCGAATCACAAGGGTCGTTGACGAATATTCCCGATTGGAAGGACGTTGAGAAGCGGATGTCAGAGATCCTCTCCAATCATTGA
- the purE gene encoding 5-(carboxyamino)imidazole ribonucleotide mutase, producing the protein MSDVTILLGSKNDISVGEKALEVLRKFDVEAEIVVASAHRAPERVKEIVSKSDAKVFIAIAGLSAALPGAVAALTTRPVIGVPVSGKVNLDSILSIVQMPPGVPVAAVGLDRGDNAALLALEILALSDSRIHGKLLEYRKEMAKQIERDSEEVQR; encoded by the coding sequence ATGTCGGATGTAACGATCCTATTGGGCAGCAAGAACGATATCTCGGTGGGCGAAAAGGCTCTCGAAGTCCTACGGAAATTTGACGTAGAGGCGGAAATCGTCGTCGCATCAGCGCACCGTGCGCCTGAGCGTGTGAAAGAGATTGTGTCGAAGAGCGACGCAAAGGTCTTCATCGCGATTGCCGGTCTCTCTGCGGCGCTCCCGGGGGCAGTTGCGGCGTTGACGACAAGGCCAGTGATCGGCGTGCCTGTCAGTGGTAAAGTCAATCTCGATTCAATTCTATCAATTGTTCAGATGCCCCCAGGAGTCCCTGTAGCAGCTGTTGGCCTTGACCGTGGAGATAACGCGGCACTCCTGGCCCTTGAGATTTTGGCATTATCGGATAGTCGGATTCACGGCAAACTCCTTGAGTACCGAAAAGAAATGGCTAAGCAGATTGAGCGAGACTCAGAGGAGGTGCAGCGTTAG
- a CDS encoding Ig-like domain-containing protein, with protein MGSETGALVPIPNARVEIYDEEIFNYPTVGWQHLPWPDAYLGAVYTDSNGYFSFSVNNDDGWTIIGDENGRDIYLKIMASNGAAAVKDEVGWLGGKIYSFKTNTNKDMGDGTTWDIGSLAPDNADCEVAFEVMHIVDLAWRHVKEETGIELRKVNVFIDDYFAIERLASFYLPELIADYLNIYRRLPPGVEDYYPTELIEFLEGLLPEDLSESLSLIKRGMINDVAGIHLYAIQKRSTEDFYEVIFHEYGHHIMSKIFELGPPFSIYGNHSFEDEFNPEHAWVEGWAEYYSCIASERYGIDYTLSLGDIESAHLIFDYGSDDDSDAAWDSVEGNIACLLWDLTDPANEAHDAIDLTFGELVSLIENFDPDPGLLDVWPMGKDHVWNIHDLFNAFRSRYDPQTASKFWVLLDEHGISEPDNTPPNNPTSYTFTFSSTFGSPYTDIQVDLLGGNDDTSGIKEYVYEWFYASNQEMLEQLANLDWSEELQPIAYHWEFSTSPHIELEGAGPGDWYLVVTVFDHVGNWAGDVLMAGPFKVSANPVLLFGGPTVNSPSSTFVTSITTLQIDTPTYPGKDFTGNIRLRLPDFGGNELDYTAPLSFGSIFGIESEDGDYNLEIKFLERYGNDETQVVQFRLDDTPPTLELDTSQPRYSTSPVYISRNSELTITANDVGVGLERIEYRIFNSQYDSGWKQYLTPVRFTNLPDGEYIIEATAEDRLNNQASEQIAVYIDNTPPQTEILIGAPQNSESPTAVSRATPFSIEGADAGAGLANKKFRISTMESEGAWTDYTAPFTLNGFPDGNYIISQLTQDQLGNTQESSISVFLDNAAPSITNLSIAENSALQGNIHLHLQADDPTGVASVKFAIVQTDSSGGFTLPISMTPAAYNPSTQRWILEIDTLKFKDGFYKVIIETQDSLGNGGIEDFDYIIRNWAVLDLSHFTETAKAGRRMPIKFNLHINGIVDEKTTTRIQRGTRDPYLQDK; from the coding sequence ATGGGTTCAGAAACGGGTGCCCTTGTACCTATACCTAATGCCAGAGTGGAAATTTATGATGAAGAGATTTTCAATTATCCTACAGTGGGATGGCAACATCTTCCATGGCCAGATGCCTATCTCGGAGCAGTTTATACAGATAGCAACGGGTACTTTTCCTTTTCAGTAAACAACGACGACGGCTGGACAATAATCGGCGACGAAAATGGTAGAGACATCTACCTCAAAATAATGGCGTCTAATGGAGCAGCTGCTGTCAAAGACGAAGTGGGGTGGCTAGGTGGTAAAATTTACTCTTTTAAGACAAACACCAACAAAGACATGGGTGACGGCACCACATGGGACATCGGCTCATTAGCGCCAGATAACGCTGATTGCGAAGTAGCGTTTGAGGTTATGCACATCGTCGATCTCGCATGGCGTCATGTCAAAGAAGAAACGGGTATTGAATTGCGAAAAGTCAACGTGTTTATCGATGACTATTTTGCAATCGAGAGGCTTGCTTCCTTTTATCTCCCCGAGCTAATAGCTGACTATTTGAACATATATAGGCGGCTCCCACCTGGAGTTGAGGATTATTACCCAACAGAACTAATAGAATTCCTTGAAGGCCTTTTACCAGAAGACCTATCCGAAAGCCTGAGCCTCATTAAAAGAGGCATGATCAACGATGTTGCAGGGATTCATCTTTATGCAATCCAAAAACGATCTACCGAGGATTTTTATGAGGTAATATTCCACGAGTATGGGCATCACATCATGAGCAAAATCTTTGAATTGGGCCCGCCGTTCAGTATATACGGAAACCACAGCTTTGAGGATGAATTCAACCCAGAACATGCCTGGGTAGAAGGATGGGCAGAGTATTACTCTTGCATCGCTTCTGAGCGTTACGGAATTGACTACACTCTATCCCTGGGCGATATTGAATCTGCGCACTTGATTTTTGACTATGGTTCTGATGATGATTCTGATGCTGCTTGGGATAGTGTGGAAGGCAACATAGCCTGTTTACTCTGGGACTTAACTGACCCGGCAAACGAAGCACATGATGCAATAGACCTCACCTTTGGGGAATTAGTCAGTCTAATAGAAAACTTCGACCCCGACCCTGGTTTGTTAGATGTTTGGCCCATGGGAAAAGATCACGTTTGGAATATACATGACTTGTTCAATGCTTTCCGATCCAGATATGATCCGCAGACTGCATCAAAATTTTGGGTACTATTGGATGAGCATGGAATAAGTGAACCGGATAACACACCTCCGAACAACCCAACAAGTTACACTTTTACATTCAGCTCAACATTTGGCTCGCCCTACACGGACATCCAAGTGGACCTCTTGGGCGGCAATGATGATACCAGCGGTATAAAGGAATACGTCTATGAATGGTTTTACGCCAGCAATCAAGAGATGCTAGAACAACTGGCTAATCTGGACTGGTCGGAGGAGCTTCAGCCCATAGCGTATCATTGGGAATTCTCCACGAGTCCTCATATTGAACTCGAAGGAGCGGGACCCGGGGACTGGTACCTCGTAGTAACAGTCTTTGATCACGTAGGGAACTGGGCAGGAGATGTGTTAATGGCAGGCCCATTCAAAGTCAGCGCAAACCCGGTACTACTCTTTGGAGGGCCAACTGTTAATTCCCCCTCTTCAACTTTTGTTACTTCCATCACCACATTACAGATAGACACACCAACTTATCCCGGAAAAGACTTCACTGGAAACATACGCCTGCGTCTCCCAGATTTTGGAGGAAATGAACTTGATTATACTGCCCCCTTATCCTTTGGAAGCATTTTTGGAATTGAAAGCGAAGACGGGGACTACAACTTGGAAATAAAATTCTTGGAGCGATATGGAAACGACGAGACTCAGGTGGTACAGTTTAGACTTGACGATACGCCGCCTACTTTAGAATTAGACACAAGCCAACCTCGATATTCAACTTCACCCGTCTACATTTCAAGAAATAGTGAACTAACCATAACAGCAAACGACGTCGGAGTGGGATTGGAGAGAATTGAATACAGAATTTTCAATTCTCAATATGACTCAGGGTGGAAACAATACCTAACTCCGGTACGCTTCACGAATCTCCCTGACGGCGAATACATCATCGAAGCAACCGCTGAAGATAGATTAAACAATCAAGCATCAGAACAGATTGCGGTATACATCGATAATACTCCACCTCAAACTGAAATTCTGATCGGCGCACCACAGAACTCAGAATCACCAACAGCAGTGAGCCGAGCAACACCGTTCTCAATCGAAGGCGCTGACGCAGGAGCAGGACTGGCAAACAAGAAATTCCGAATTTCCACAATGGAATCCGAAGGTGCGTGGACAGATTACACCGCGCCCTTCACACTCAATGGTTTTCCAGACGGCAATTACATTATATCACAGCTAACCCAAGATCAATTGGGCAACACACAAGAATCCAGCATATCAGTTTTCCTGGACAACGCCGCACCCAGTATAACGAACCTCTCCATTGCCGAGAACTCTGCACTGCAAGGGAATATTCACTTACATCTCCAGGCCGACGATCCGACCGGAGTTGCCAGCGTCAAGTTTGCAATTGTTCAGACCGATTCTTCCGGGGGGTTCACATTGCCGATCAGCATGACCCCAGCGGCTTATAACCCAAGTACACAACGCTGGATTTTGGAAATAGACACATTGAAATTCAAAGATGGATTCTACAAAGTCATCATCGAAACTCAAGATTCATTGGGCAACGGGGGGATAGAAGATTTTGACTATATCATAAGAAATTGGGCTGTGTTGGATCTGAGCCACTTCACGGAAACGGCCAAAGCTGGACGTAGAATGCCCATAAAATTCAACCTCCATATTAATGGCATAGTGGATGAAAAAACAACCACCCGTATACAACGAGGAACTAGAGATCCGTATCTTCAAGACAAGTAA
- a CDS encoding transcription initiation factor IIB, giving the protein MDEIERCPECNSAHLVRDYERGELICEDCGLVIDDQFIDQGPEWRAFDVEQGEKRARTGAPMTYTIHDKGLSTEISWKNKDSYGKSIPTRNRAQLYRLRKWQRRIRVSNATERNLAFALSELDRMASAMGLPRNVRETAAMIYRKAVNKNLIRGRSIEGVVAASLYAACRQCGVPRTLDEVANSSRVGRKEIGRTYRFMTRELKLKLMPTKPQDYIQRFCSELKLSGEVQSKAGEILKDAAKKELTSGRGPTGVAAAAIYIASILCNERRTQREVADVAGVTEVTIRNRYKELTEKLGIDIQL; this is encoded by the coding sequence ATGGATGAAATAGAGCGGTGCCCGGAATGTAACAGCGCACACCTCGTGAGAGATTATGAGAGGGGTGAGTTGATATGCGAAGATTGTGGGTTGGTTATAGATGACCAATTCATAGATCAGGGGCCCGAGTGGCGAGCGTTTGATGTGGAACAGGGAGAAAAAAGAGCGAGAACGGGTGCCCCGATGACATACACAATTCATGACAAGGGACTTTCGACCGAGATTTCGTGGAAGAATAAAGATAGTTATGGTAAGAGCATTCCGACAAGAAATCGTGCTCAACTTTACAGGCTGAGGAAATGGCAGAGGAGAATCAGGGTTTCTAATGCAACAGAGCGAAACCTTGCTTTCGCCCTCAGCGAACTTGATAGAATGGCGTCGGCAATGGGATTGCCACGGAATGTGAGAGAGACCGCCGCAATGATCTATCGCAAAGCTGTCAACAAGAATTTGATCAGGGGAAGGAGTATCGAGGGCGTTGTGGCGGCTTCGCTCTATGCTGCATGTAGGCAGTGCGGGGTACCACGAACACTTGATGAAGTCGCAAACTCCAGCCGTGTCGGGAGAAAGGAGATAGGAAGGACATACCGATTCATGACAAGAGAATTGAAGCTTAAGCTGATGCCGACGAAACCGCAAGACTATATACAGAGATTTTGCAGTGAACTGAAATTGAGCGGCGAGGTACAGTCGAAGGCAGGCGAGATTCTGAAAGATGCAGCAAAGAAGGAGCTGACATCGGGACGCGGGCCGACAGGAGTCGCGGCAGCAGCGATCTACATCGCTTCAATTCTGTGCAACGAAAGGAGGACGCAACGCGAAGTAGCTGATGTCGCAGGCGTCACAGAGGTTACAATTAGGAACAGGTACAAGGAATTGACGGAGAAGCTCGGCATTGATATTCAGCTCTGA